A window of Ardenticatenales bacterium genomic DNA:
GTAAACGGAGATGATGCCCGACCCATAGATGTGGCGGCCCGCTTCGTGGTAGCTGGGGTGAAAATCTACATCCTCAATGCGTCGGCCAATGCCATCAAAACGGGCCAGTTGCGGCAGATTGTGGCGCAAGTCCGCCGTGCGCGCGGCGGCGTCTACGGTGGTGGCCGCATAACGGCCAAAATGATAAAGCTGGGGCGCGACCAGTTGCAGGCGCGATTGACCCCAGTAGAAGGCTAACATCCGGCGCAAATTGCGGTCGGCGTTGAAGTAGTTGTCCGGCTGCGCGGCCTCCCACGCGGCCAGATTCTCTCGTCCAAGATCCGTCGCCGTTGGCGACGAACTGCCTGATTGTGTTAATTGACGATTCATGATTCACATCCTTTCATTAGAACAGCTTCCGGGAAGGTGGGAAAGACACCCTCCCCGCTCAGAAATCTTCCCGGAAACTCCACGTCCAAACAGCTTCCGGGAAGCTAGGAGAGACACCCTCCCCGCTCAAAAACCTTCCCGGAAGCTCCACATCCAAACAGCTTCCGGGAAGCCAGGAAGCGTTACCGACCGGAGCGGGGTGGGACCAGGAAGACAGGACACGGGGCATCCGTGACGACTGAGGCGGCTACGCTGCCCAACAGCAGCCGTTCCAACCCGCCACGCCCATGGGTCGCCATCACGATCAGGTCCACCTGCTCCGCCTCGCTCACGGCGAGGATCGTGCGCGCGGCGCCGCTGCCCGTCACCAGCGTACGCACCTCCACGGTCTGCTCATCCAGCACGGCGGCCACGCCATCCACGTAGGCTTGCAACTGGGATCTGAGGCCGCTGCCTTCGGGGCCGTCTGGCACGGAGAGCAGCAGCAGTTCCGCCGCGAATTGGCGCGCCAACCGTTCGGCAAACGGCAGCACGTTTTCCGCCAGATGGGAGCCATCCAGGGGGACCAGGATGCGGTCTATGCGGATGGGTGGCCCCCCTTCGGTCTTTTCCTGGGGGCGCAGCAGCAGCAGCGGATAGGCGCGCCGCTGCACCAGGGCGTGCGCCACGCTGCCGAACAGCAGCCGCCGCACCCCGGAATGACCCCGCGTGGACATGACCACGAGATCCACGCCGTATTCATCGGCTACGGCGTGGATGGCATCAGGGGGCGCGCCGTGCCTGAGGACGGCAGTGACGGGAATGTCATAGAAGCGCACCTGCGCGGTAACGTCCTCCAGGTATTTGCTGCGCTCAGAAGGCGTGCCGGCATTTGGCGGGGCATCCACAACGGACGTGAGCAGAAGGGAGGCAGAGAGGGAACGGCTGAGGGTGCGGGCAAGGGGAAGGACATGTTCGGCAAATGGGGAACCATCCAGCGGCACCAATATGCGCCGCATCAGGCCATCCGTGCCCAGGCGGTCACGCCAGGCAGGGAGCGCGGTGGGGAGGGGACCGCTGCCGGCAATTAACCGCCCCAATCGCTCCTGACGCGCACTGGGATTACCGAGGCGGGCGCGGAAATAAGAAAAGAGGGCATAGAGAATGGGCAGCAGCAGAAAATAGGTCCAGGCTCCCTCACGAAACCGTTCCGCGAAAATAATGATGGTGGCCGTCGTGGTTAGCGCCGCGGCCACCATCGTGCCCACCAGCACGGCCAGATGGCCGGCGGAAAACTCGGCGCGCAAATGGCGCAACAGCCGCTTGGCCGCCGCCCATCCCGTCATGCTGAGCAAGATAAACACGCCGGCCGCATAAATCGCCAGGTACGTCTCCTCGTCCGTGCCAAAGGCGAGAAAACAGAGGATGGCCATACCCACTTCCAACCATACGGGGCCATCAGCCACGCCAAAGGTATTCTTGCGCCCCATCATGGGAGGAATATAGTGCCGATATTTGAGTCCGAGCGCCAGGTTTTGCAGACCCTGGGCGCTGGCGGCGCAGGCGGAAAGAAGCACGGCCACGCCCACGATGGTTCCCATGTAGGCCAGCGGCGCGGGCAGTAACTGGTCCATCGTCTGCGTGAAGACGGAAACTTCCGCGTTCATAGGATCGGCCAGGCTGAAGATGGCCGGCCCGACCACCAGCATCGTGACACAGGTCGTCCCCATGATGATCAACAAACTGCCAAACGCCTTGCGGCTCTTTTCCGCCGGCGAACCACTGTAGGCGGCCACAAGGTTGGCAAAGACCTCGATACCCGTCATCACCGCCAGGATGCGCACGTAGCCGCCAAAGGTGAATTCCAGATATTCGCCGCGAAATGCCTGCCAGTCAATAC
This region includes:
- a CDS encoding universal stress protein, which codes for MAHVSRKLSNSFEGALAGGGDPATSPLYVFGPFLRLIVAAGVAGVTFGASVWLVVLTVATVSAMYRLVMDWVTDGSGGSGLSEEEFGGWAVKVNAGITFIEYTLTFLVSMAALVTFIADRFPLLNDTLLGLWQYRTLLAIALSLLTGWLVNRGPKVAAAAFGPATAGVLLLLWIMIFATINRFGLQLPRIDWQAFRGEYLEFTFGGYVRILAVMTGIEVFANLVAAYSGSPAEKSRKAFGSLLIIMGTTCVTMLVVGPAIFSLADPMNAEVSVFTQTMDQLLPAPLAYMGTIVGVAVLLSACAASAQGLQNLALGLKYRHYIPPMMGRKNTFGVADGPVWLEVGMAILCFLAFGTDEETYLAIYAAGVFILLSMTGWAAAKRLLRHLRAEFSAGHLAVLVGTMVAAALTTTATIIIFAERFREGAWTYFLLLPILYALFSYFRARLGNPSARQERLGRLIAGSGPLPTALPAWRDRLGTDGLMRRILVPLDGSPFAEHVLPLARTLSRSLSASLLLTSVVDAPPNAGTPSERSKYLEDVTAQVRFYDIPVTAVLRHGAPPDAIHAVADEYGVDLVVMSTRGHSGVRRLLFGSVAHALVQRRAYPLLLLRPQEKTEGGPPIRIDRILVPLDGSHLAENVLPFAERLARQFAAELLLLSVPDGPEGSGLRSQLQAYVDGVAAVLDEQTVEVRTLVTGSGAARTILAVSEAEQVDLIVMATHGRGGLERLLLGSVAASVVTDAPCPVFLVPPRSGR